CGATCCCCGATCCCGCCCCGGTGACCACTGCAACCCTGCCTTGAAGCTTCATATGGATCTCCACCACTCTGCCGGCGTTTCGACGTCGAACTCGTCAGGCGGCGGGCCGTCGCGAACGGAGCCACCAGCCGGCGACGAGCAGCCCGGCGACGGCCAGCGTCGAGGGTTCGGGCACGGGCGTCGGTTGGATCGGGCCGGTCGGTTCGGTCGGCGGGGATCCGTCGGGGTCGGCCGCGGCGTCGAGTCGGACGTCGTCGATGACGAGGTTGGGCGTGGGGAGCCAGTTGGGGTCGCTCGGCGAGCCGAAGGCCGGATCGAGGGTCCCGCCCGAGGCCGTCATCCGCACGGAGTCGACCGCCTTGAAGTCGAGTTCGGCGAGCGTCGGCCCGTCCGGATTCAGGACGAACGTCCGCGAGCCCACGAGTTGGCCCTTCAAATAGCCGTCGACCTGAACCTTCAGGTCGTCGTTCCACGCCGAGGTGAGCTGGGCGCTCGTGAAGCCGAACGGGGTGGGGCTGCTGATGACGGCCGAGGTCGTGCCCGGCGTGGCGACGGACAGGGGCAGCCACGCGACCTGGGAGCCCGACGTCGCGCCGTGGACGTAACCGTTTGCGGCATAGAGGTTGTTCCGCCACCAGTCGAGGTTCATGACCTCGACGTTCTGCCAGTCCAGGCCGCCGTAACCGCTGTAAATCGGCATCTCGCCCACGACGCCGTAGACGTCCTCGAACGTCAGCAGCTTCGACGCCCGCGCCGATCCGCCCCCGCCGAACGTCACGCCGAACGCCAACAAACTCGCCGTCACGGCCGTCCTTGACCACATCATGTTCGCGTCTCCTCGCTGGAGCCGGGCCCGCCGCCGATCCCGGCCGGTCGAAACCCCGCCGATTGAGGACGCTATCCGCAGGTCGCCCATCGAGCAAGATCACATGGATCGCTTCGGGAATCCATGCCGACGCATGCGGGACCCCACAAAGAGGGCGCCCGGTCGACGAGGGGCTGGCGGACGACGCTCGACGAGCCACCGGGCTCGCGGGCGTGCTGCGCCGCGAGCCCGGCCGCGGTCAGCTCCAGTCGCCCTCGAAGAGGGGGCGGATGGTGCGGTCGGACTTGTCGAGGTGGAGTTCGCGGAAGACCTCGGCGTCGTCCTCGTCGCGGGGCTCGGCGTCGAGTTCCAGGTCGACGCCCAGGTCCTCGGCGGCCTCGCGGCCCCCGATCAGGACCAGCTCGGCCCCCTCGTGGTCGAGGAACGCGGGCGGGTCGACGGGCGACCAGCGGCGCGAGCCGAAGCGGTTTTGAAGCTCCTCCGGGAACTCGACCCGGCGATCCTCCTCCAGGCCGACGCCCGCGGGAGAGCCGGCCTCGGGGTTCTTGACGGCCAGCGCGAAGCGGCCTTCCCGCTCGATGTGGAACGCGCGCTGCACCTCGCCCGGCTCTTCGGGGACGGCCAGGGCGTAGGCGAGGATCGTGCTCCGCCCGTGTCGCACCAGGGCGTACGAGCCCTCGCCGGCCGGGCGGGCCTCGGGCAGCGTCCGCTCGCCCACCGTCTCGGTCTCATACGTCGAACCCGCGAGCGCCTCGCGGAGCGCGTCGGGCGCGTCGAAAATGCGGTCGACGAAGGCCCAATGGCTGCGGCCCTCGTCGGCGGCCTCGGGGAGCGTCTTGCGGCCCACCGTGATCAGCCGCAGGCCGTCGCCCCCCTCGGGACGCAGGACGACATGGAACCGCCGCACGTCGACCAGCCCCTGCGGCGCGGCCTCGTCCACGTCCGGCCGGTAGAAGAAGAAGAGGTCGCCTCGCTCCAGCACCGGGCCCTCCGCGCCGGGCTCGACCTCCCGGCCCCGCAGCCCCGGCTCGCCGGCCTGCTCCTTCATCGGCTTCGGGTCGCTCGCCGGCTTCGGCCCGGCGACCTTCGCTTTGGACGGGGCCGACTTCGACTTCGCCCCCGCGGCCTTGGTCTTCGCCCTGGAACCGGCCTTCGCCTTCGTCGCTCGCTTCTCGGCCATGATCGTCTCCCATTCCCTGTCCTAGAGTCTTGTCGGGGACCGTCGCCGACGGCCCCTCCGGGATACTGAACTAATGTATCCTGCAAGTGGCGTGCCCGGTTCTGGGAGAATCGCCCCGCGAACCCGGGCGCGTCGGGGCGGGTCTATCGAGGTCGAGGGGTCGTCGCCGGCGCGGGGTCGCCCGGGTCGAGGGTGAGGAGGCGGGGACGATGGCCGTGGCCGAAGGGACGCCGGCGCTCGAGGTGATCGAGCTGACGAAGACGTTCGGGCGTCGCAAGCCGGTGACGGCGGTCGCCGGCCTCTCGTTCGCGATGGCGCGGGGCGAGATCCTGGGCCTGCTCGGGCCCAACGGGGCGGGCAAGACGACGACGATCCAGATGCTGCTCTCGACGCTCACCCCCACGTCGGGGCGGATCCTCTACGACGGCCGCGACCTGGCGCGGCACCGCTCGGCGATCCTGGCGAAGGTCGGGTACGCGAGCGCCTACTCGAAGCTCCCCTCGCTGCTGTCGGTGGAGGAGAACCTCGACGTCTTCGCGCGGCTCTACGACATGCCGGCCGGCGATCGCAAGGCGCGGACGCGGGTGCTGCTGGATCGGTTCGGGATGTGGGACAACCGCAAGCGGACGATGTCCGCGCTCTCGGCCGGGCAGACGACGCGGGTGACGCTCTGCAAGGCGTTCCTGCCCCGGCCCGAGATCGTCCTGCTCGACGAGCCGACGGCCTCGCTCGACCCCGACGTGGCGCTCGAGGTCCGCGACTTCGTGCGCCAGCAGTGCGAGGAGGACGGCGTGTCGGTCCTGCACACCTCGCACAACATGGACGAGGTCGCCGAGATCTGCCACCGCGTCGTCTTCCTCGACCGGGGCCGGATCGCCGCCGAGGGCCGCCCCTCCGAGCTGGCCGCGACCGTCGCCTGGGCCAAGGTCCGGCTCAAGGTCGACCGCGGCCTGGACGACGTCGCCCGCATCGCCGCCGCCCGCGAGCTGGATACGACCCAAGAGGAGGGGGGCGTGATCGAGGTCGAGATCGACGAGCCCGACGTCGCCGGGTTCCTCGCGGCGCTCGCCTCGGCCGACGTCCGCTACACCGAGATCGCGATCCGCAAGCCGACGCTGGAAGACTATTTCCTGCACATCGCCCGCCGCCGGGGCGAGCCCGACCCGGCGCCGACCGCGCCCTGAGTTCTCATCCTTTCACCGCCGACGAGTGATGTCATGAGCTGGCTCCGGATCCAGGGCGTCGTGATGCGCCACCTGTACCTCTTCCCGAGGACCCTCGACCGCTGGGCCGAGTCGATCTACTGGCCGGTGATCGACCTGACCCTCTGGGGCCTGACCAGCCGGTGGGTCGAGTCGTCGTCGTCCGTCCCCCACCTGGCGCTCGTCGTGCTGACGGGCGTCGTCTTCTGGCAGGTGGTCTACCGCGCCGACTACGAGATCTCGGTGAACCTCCTGGAGGAGTTCTGGAACCAGAACCTGGTGAACCTGTTCGCGA
The DNA window shown above is from Paludisphaera mucosa and carries:
- a CDS encoding ABC transporter ATP-binding protein, translating into MAVAEGTPALEVIELTKTFGRRKPVTAVAGLSFAMARGEILGLLGPNGAGKTTTIQMLLSTLTPTSGRILYDGRDLARHRSAILAKVGYASAYSKLPSLLSVEENLDVFARLYDMPAGDRKARTRVLLDRFGMWDNRKRTMSALSAGQTTRVTLCKAFLPRPEIVLLDEPTASLDPDVALEVRDFVRQQCEEDGVSVLHTSHNMDEVAEICHRVVFLDRGRIAAEGRPSELAATVAWAKVRLKVDRGLDDVARIAAARELDTTQEEGGVIEVEIDEPDVAGFLAALASADVRYTEIAIRKPTLEDYFLHIARRRGEPDPAPTAP
- a CDS encoding PEP-CTERM sorting domain-containing protein — translated: MMWSRTAVTASLLAFGVTFGGGGSARASKLLTFEDVYGVVGEMPIYSGYGGLDWQNVEVMNLDWWRNNLYAANGYVHGATSGSQVAWLPLSVATPGTTSAVISSPTPFGFTSAQLTSAWNDDLKVQVDGYLKGQLVGSRTFVLNPDGPTLAELDFKAVDSVRMTASGGTLDPAFGSPSDPNWLPTPNLVIDDVRLDAAADPDGSPPTEPTGPIQPTPVPEPSTLAVAGLLVAGWWLRSRRPAA